The following are from one region of the Anaeropeptidivorans aminofermentans genome:
- a CDS encoding helix-turn-helix domain-containing protein, with translation MADILKTFYILGRAYGFLHQLMPDKLGVGQKIDLACVSPTVSFATSTAAAHKNRIMLEDISYIYSIILNDVDVELMEELPNNPNLEEQGQWMSGFYSGGQLHALRGGRLLAQERNRKNLTQEQLAARLGISALQLNIWENNFRSVPVNFYQKIYETLFI, from the coding sequence ATGGCTGATATACTGAAGACATTCTATATTCTTGGTAGAGCTTACGGGTTTTTACATCAGCTCATGCCTGATAAGTTAGGCGTTGGACAAAAAATAGACCTGGCTTGCGTGTCTCCAACTGTATCATTTGCCACATCGACAGCTGCTGCCCACAAAAATAGGATAATGCTCGAAGACATTTCTTATATATATAGCATAATATTAAACGATGTAGATGTAGAATTAATGGAGGAATTACCTAACAACCCTAATTTAGAAGAACAGGGTCAATGGATGTCGGGATTCTACTCCGGAGGACAATTACATGCCCTCAGGGGAGGAAGGCTATTAGCTCAAGAACGTAATAGAAAAAATCTTACACAGGAACAATTAGCGGCGCGGTTGGGTATCAGTGCTTTACAGTTAAACATTTGGGAAAACAATTTTCGTTCTGTACCTGTGAATTTTTATCAAAAGATATACGAAACACTATTTATCTAA
- a CDS encoding DUF3888 domain-containing protein translates to MEYVHQKEKRGFVEVMHLFRLLKENKMKIVLLLILLDVILIFCLFVKTNIEAVMTASIVETSNTREKYNQLLVNTYLTKIEEASNDFYDEYYTTSPIINYYSVFVKDITSNNTTYYVTFISEPYLGPHDTIGIDEITFSADYLGNVKPEKFNHIISYKLPDNLKELEKKRVPGKYSED, encoded by the coding sequence ATGGAATACGTCCATCAGAAAGAAAAAAGAGGATTTGTTGAGGTGATGCATTTGTTTAGATTACTAAAAGAGAATAAAATGAAAATAGTTTTATTGCTGATATTATTAGATGTTATCCTTATCTTCTGTTTATTTGTTAAAACAAATATAGAAGCAGTCATGACTGCTTCTATCGTTGAAACTTCCAATACAAGAGAAAAGTATAATCAGCTGTTAGTAAATACATATTTAACTAAGATTGAAGAGGCATCAAACGATTTTTATGATGAATATTATACTACTTCACCAATCATAAACTATTATAGTGTTTTTGTGAAAGACATTACTTCTAATAATACTACCTACTATGTTACTTTCATATCAGAACCCTATCTTGGACCACATGACACTATTGGAATTGATGAAATTACTTTCTCGGCAGATTATCTTGGAAATGTGAAACCAGAAAAATTTAATCACATTATAAGTTATAAATTACCTGATAATCTTAAAGAACTTGAAAAAAAGAGAGTTCCCGGAAAATATTCTGAAGATTGA